The Malus sylvestris chromosome 12, drMalSylv7.2, whole genome shotgun sequence genome contains a region encoding:
- the LOC126592126 gene encoding uncharacterized protein LOC126592126 has translation MAADNRTIKELSASGLTNAAPLCIQYPAAAQGKTDEFELKSSLLHHIPKYHGLSMEDPNKHLKEFEVVCSSMTPINVDGSILMMKAFPFSLLEKAKDWLYELAPGTVTSWDSMKRAFLEKFFPTSRVILLRKRISGIQQNPGESFPSYYERFKSLVASCPQHQMKEELLIQYFYEGLLPMERQMLDASAGGALVDKTPGAAKVLIANRAHNAQQYEGVGQRDPPRPQVNEVSSMPEIQSQLANLTSIVSQLAEGMKIHGPSVCGVCSMQGHANDQCPQLIENGGWEAANAVGFGNQNQPRHDPYSNSYRASQDEEDKMLKEEAQRAKATAKDDQTLPPPPSPPKPSPTTKVSPNSTFSSSIPLNVPFPGRFRQSKKEEAEKDILETFRKVQVNIPLLDAIKQVPRYAKFLKELCTTRRRISNKEVVQVSENVSAVLQRKLPPKCKDPGSFTIPCVIGNTKFEQCMLDLGASINVMPYSIYASMNLGELKNDGVIIQLADRSNAYPKGVLEDVLVQVGNLIFPADFYVLDMEDSPHSTPLPILLGRPFMKTARTKIDVFKGTLTMEFDGEVIDFNLSESIKFPKDDHSCFSIDIIDDLAQDFLDCLERDTLETTIAQGIGHKNGVAVPRSEDEAEIVAALESLPQHHGKPSNPISIPVSTNKMLPSVIQAPVLELKPLPDHLKYVFLGDNETLPVIVSSSLTALEEEKLIRVLKEHKTAIGWTLADIRGISPTTCMHRILLEEGAKPTREAQRRLNPPMMEVVKKEIIKLLDCGVIYPISDSRWVSPVQCVPKKSGVTVVKNAENELVPTRIQTGWRVCIDYRKLNATTRKDHFPLPFIDQMLERLAGHSFYCFLDGYSGYNQIVIASDKKHNKTTTGFQMARNVFNNMKLFDYNDV, from the exons atggccgcggATAATCGGACCATcaaagagctttcggcctcggggttgaccaatgccgcaccattatgcattcaataccccgcggctgcccaaggcaagaccgacgaatttgagttgaagtcaagcttgttgcaccacattccgaaataccatgggctttccatggaagatcccaacaagcatctcaaggagttcgaggttgtttgttcgagcatgacacccatcaatgttgacgggagtattctgatgatgaaggcctttccattctcacttttggaaaaggcgaaagattggctttacgagttagcacccggaacggttacatcttgggatagtatgaaaagagcgttcttggagaagtttttcccaacttcaagagtcattctcttgaggaaacggattagtggcatccaacaaaacccaggtgaatcgtttccttcttattatgaacgttttaaatcacttgttgcttcttgtccacagcatcaaatgaaggaggagctactcattcaatatttctacgaaggactccttcccatggaacgccaaatgcttgatgcctcggcgggaggagcgttggtggataagactccgggggctgcaaaagttctaattgccaaccgagcacataatgcacaacaatacgaaggtgttggacaaagggaccccccacggccacaagtgaatgaggtaagttctatgcccgagattcaatcccaattagctaaccttacttctattgtttctcagttagccgagggaatgaagattcatggaccaagtgtgtgtggcgtgtgctcgatgcaaggacatgccaatgatcaatgccctcaattgattgagaatgggggttgggaagctgccaatgccgtgggttttgggaaccaaaatcaaccacgccatgatccatactctaattcctac agagCAAG tcaagacgaggaggacaagATGCTGAAAGAGGAGGCACAAAGAGCAAAAgccacggccaaggatgaccaaaCCTTGCCGCCACCACCTAGTCCTCCTAAACCGTCcccaaccaccaaggtaagtcccaattcgactttttctagttctattccactaaatgtgccctttcctggcaggtttaggcaatcaaagaaggaagaagccgagaaggacattctagagacctttcggaaagttcaagtcaatatcccgctccttgatgcgattaagcaagtcccgagatatgctaagttcttaaaagaactttgtacaacaaggagaaggatttcgaacaaagaggtggtccaagtaagtgaaaacgtctctgctgtgttacaaaggaaattaccccctaaatgcaaagatccgggtagttttacaattccgtgcgttattggtaatactaagtttgaacaatgcatgttagacttaggggcttcgattaatgtcatgccatactcgatttatgcatctatgaacttaggtgagcttaaaaatgatggtgtgataattcaattagccgatcgttctaatgcatatccaaagggtgttttggaagatgttttggtgcaggttggtaacttgatttttccagcggatttctacgtgcttgacatggaggattcaccccattccaccccattgccgattctattagggaggcccttcatgaaaacagcccgcaccaagatagatgtgtttaaaggaactttaacgatggaatttgatggggaagtcattgattttaatctttctgaaagtattaaatttcctaaggacgatcattcttgcttttctattgatataattgatgatttggcgcaggatttcctcgattgtttggagagggatacacttgaaacgacaattgcacaaggaattgggcacaaaaatggtgttgccgtgcctagaagtgaggatgaggccgagatagtggctgcccttgagtcactccctcaacaccatggtaagccttctaacccaatttcaattccagtttccactaataagatgttaccctcagtgattcaggcacccgtacttgagcttaaaccgttacccgatcatttaaagtacgtctttctgggagacaacgagacattgcccgtcattgtctcctcatcactcacggccctagaggaggagaagttgatccgagtgttgaaagagcacaagacggccattgggtggactttggccgatattaggggaattagcccaactacgtgcatgcatcgcatacttctagaggagggggctaaaccaactcgagaggctcagcgccgtctcaaccctccaatgatggaagttgtgaaaaaggagattatcaaacttcttgattgtggagtgatttatccgatctctgatagtcgttgggtgtcaccggtgcaatgtgttccaaagaagtccggagtgaccgtggtgaagaatgccgagaatgagcttgtgccaacccgtatccaaacaggttggcgagtgtgcattgattataggaagctcaacgccaccacaaggaaggaccacttccctttgccattcattgatcaaatgcttgaaaggttagccggtcattctttttattgtttccttgatggttattctggatataatcagattgtcata GCCAGTGACAAGAAGCACAACAAAACTACGACTGGGTTTCAAATGGCAAGGAATGTTTTCAACAATATGAAACTTTTCGACTATAATGATGTTTGA